In Cynocephalus volans isolate mCynVol1 chromosome 16, mCynVol1.pri, whole genome shotgun sequence, the following proteins share a genomic window:
- the CD79B gene encoding B-cell antigen receptor complex-associated protein beta chain isoform X2 — protein MARLVLSPMPGSWLVLLLLLLSGETVPVAKTEDLYQNPEGFSTLAQLKRRNTLKDGIIMIQTLLIILFIIVPIFLLLDKDDSKAGMEEDHTYEGLNIDQTATYEDIVTLRTGEVKWSVGEHPGQE, from the exons ATGGCCAGGCTGGTGCTGTCTCCCATGccgggcagctggctggtgctgctgctgctgttgctgtcaG GTGAGACTGTTCCAGTAGCCAAAACAGAGGACCTGTACCAGAATCCTGAAG ggtTCAGCACCTTGGCACAGCTGAAGCGGCGGAACACGCTGAAAGATGGCATCATCATGATTCAGACCCTGCTGATCATCCTCTTCATCATTGTGCCCATCTTCCTGCTCCTGGACAAG gATGACAGCAAGGCAGGGATGGAGGAAGATCACACCTATGAG GGTCTGAACATTGACCAGACGGCCACCTATGAGGACATAGTGACTCTACGGACAGGGGAGGTGAAGTGGTCTGTGGGTGAGCACCCAGGCCAGGAGTGA
- the CD79B gene encoding B-cell antigen receptor complex-associated protein beta chain isoform X1, producing MARLVLSPMPGSWLVLLLLLLSGETVPVAKTEDLYQNPEGSACSRIWQNPRFMARKRGSTVEVQCHTDGSSGIVSWLLKREMDTEPQTLLPIQDHILQTQNGSVFTLTIQGIQFQDNGIYFCQQECTGASQEVYLGCGTELRVMGFSTLAQLKRRNTLKDGIIMIQTLLIILFIIVPIFLLLDKDDSKAGMEEDHTYEGLNIDQTATYEDIVTLRTGEVKWSVGEHPGQE from the exons ATGGCCAGGCTGGTGCTGTCTCCCATGccgggcagctggctggtgctgctgctgctgttgctgtcaG GTGAGACTGTTCCAGTAGCCAAAACAGAGGACCTGTACCAGAATCCTGAAG GCAGTGCTTGTTCCCGGATCTGGCAGAACCCACGATTCATGGCCAGGAAGCGGGGCTCCACGGTGGAAGTGCAGTGCCACACGGACGGCTCCTCTGGCATCGTGAGCTGGCTCTTGAAGCGGGAGATGGACACAGAGCCACAGACACTGCTCCCCATCCAGGACCACATCCTGCAGACCCAGAACGGCTCTGTCTTCACCCTCACCATCCAAGGCATCCAGTTTCAGGACAACGGCATCTACTTCTGCCAGCAGGAGTGCACTGGGGCCTCCCAGGAGGTCTACCTGGGCTGTGGCACTGAGCTGCGAGTCATGG ggtTCAGCACCTTGGCACAGCTGAAGCGGCGGAACACGCTGAAAGATGGCATCATCATGATTCAGACCCTGCTGATCATCCTCTTCATCATTGTGCCCATCTTCCTGCTCCTGGACAAG gATGACAGCAAGGCAGGGATGGAGGAAGATCACACCTATGAG GGTCTGAACATTGACCAGACGGCCACCTATGAGGACATAGTGACTCTACGGACAGGGGAGGTGAAGTGGTCTGTGGGTGAGCACCCAGGCCAGGAGTGA
- the SCN4A gene encoding sodium channel protein type 4 subunit alpha has product MARPSLPTLVPLGPECLRPFTRESLAAIERRAVEEEARQQRNKQMEIEEPERKPHRDLEAGKSLPLIYGDPPPEVISTPLEDLDPYYSDKKTFIVLNKGKAIFRFSATPALYMLSPFSVIRRGAIKVLIHSLFSMFIMITILTNCVFMTMSNPPAWSKNVEYTFTGIYTFESLIKILARGFCIDDFTFLRDPWNWLDFSVIMMAYLTEFVDLGNISALRTFRVLRALKTITVIPGLKTIVGALIQSVKKLSDVMILTVFCLSVFALVGLQLFMGNLRQKCVRWPPPFNDTNTTSYINDTWYGNDTWNSHEHWAGNYTFDWDAYISDEGNFYFLEGSNDALLCGNSSDAGHCPEGYECIKTGRNPNYGYTSYDTFSWAFLALFRLMTQDYWENLFQLTLRAAGKTYMIFFVVIIFLGSFYLINLILAVVAMAYAEQNEATLAEDQEKEEEFQQMLEKFKKHQEELEKAKAAQALEGGEADGDPAHGKDCNGSLDTSPGEKGPPRQSCSADSAISDAMEELEEAHQKCPPWWYKCAHKVLIWNCCAPWLKFKHIIHLIVMDPFVDLGITICIVLNTLFMAMEHYPMTEHFDNVLTVGNLVFTGIFTAEMVLKIIAMDPYEYFQQGWNIFDSIIVTLSLVELGLANVQGLSVLRSFRLLRVFKLAKSWPTLNMLIKIIGNSVGALGNLTLVLAIIVFIFAVVGMQLFGKSYKECVCKISADCSLPRWHMYDFFHSFLIVFRILCGEWIETMWDCMEVAGQPLCLTVFLMVMVIGNLVVLNLFLALLLSSFSADSLAASDEDGEMNNLQIAIGRIKWGIGFAKAFLLGLLHGKILSPKEIMLSLGEPGGAKETEEAGESAPEDEKKEPPPDEGDQDLKKDNHILNHVGLADGPPSSIELDHLDFINNPYLTIQVPIASEESDLEMPTEEETDTFSEPEDSKKPPQPLYDGNSSVCSTADYKPPEEDPEEQAEENPEGEQPEECFTEACVQRCPCLYVDISQGRGRMWWTLRKACFKIVEHNWFETFIVFMILLSSGALAFEDIYIEQRRVIRTILEYADKVFTYVFILEMLLKWVAYGFKVYFTNAWCWLDFLIVDVSIISLVANWLGYSELGPIKSLRTLRALRPLRALSRFEGMRVVVNALLGAIPSIMNVLLVCLIFWLIFSIMGVNLFAGKFYHCINTTTSERFDISEVNNKSECESLMHTGQVRWLNVKVNYDNVGLGYLSLLQVATFKGWMDIMYAAVDSREKEEQPQYEVNLYMYLYFVIFIIFGSFFTLNLFIGVIIDNFNQQKKKFGGKDIFMTEEQKKYYNAMKKLGSKKPQKPIPRPQNKIQGMVYDLVTKQAFDITIMILICLNMVTMMVETDDQSQLKVDILYNINMVFIIIFTGECLLKMLALRQYYFTVGWNVFDFVVVILSIVGLALSDLIQKYFVSPTLFRVIRLARIGRVLRLIRGAKGIRTLLFALMMSLPALFNIGLLLFLVMFIYSIFGMSNFAYVKKESGIDDMFNFETFGNSIICLFEITTSAGWDGLLNPILNSGPPDCDPTLENPGSSVRGDCGNPSIGICFFCSYIIISFLIVVNMYIAIILENFNVATEESSEPLSEDDFEMFYETWEKFDPDATQFIAYSLLSDFVDTLQEPLRIAKPNKIKLITLDLPMVPGDKIHCLDILFALTKEVLGDSGEMDTLKQTMEEKFMAANPSKVSYEPITTTLKRKHEEVCAIKIQRAYRRHLLQRSVKQASYMYRHSGDSGGDGAPEKEGLIASTMSKMYGHGNGNSSAQSEAGDSGPAMGLMPIGPSDTALPPAPPLGQTVRPGVKESLV; this is encoded by the exons acCTTCATCGTGCTCAACAAGGGCAAGGCCATCTTCCGCTTCTCTGCCACGCCCGCCCTCTACATGCTGAGCCCCTTCAGTGTCATCAGGCGCGGTGCCATCAAGGTGCTCATCCACTC GCTATTCAGCATGTTCATCATGATCACCATCTTGACCAACTGTGTGTTCATGACCATGAGCAACCCACCTGCCTGGTCCAAGAACGTGGA GTACACCTTCACAGGGATCTACACCTTTGAGTCCCTCATCAAGATCCTGGCCCGAGGCTTCTGCATTGATGACTTCACATTCCTCCGGGACCCCTGGAACTGGCTGGACTTCAGTGTCATCATGATGGC GTACCTGACAGAGTTTGTGGATTTGGGCAACATCTCAGCCCTGAGGACATTTCGCGTGCTGCGGGCCCTGAAAACCATCACGGTCATCCCAG GGCTGAAGACGATTGTAGGGGCCCTGATCCAGTCCGTGAAAAAGCTGTCGGATGTGATGATCCTCACCGTCTTCTGCCTGAGCGTCTTTGCCCTGGTGGGCCTGCAGCTCTTCATGGGAAACTTGCGGCAGAAGTGTGTGCGCTGGCCCCCACCCTTCAATGACACCAACACCACATCGTACATCAATGACACGTGGTACGGCAACGACACGTGGAACAGCCATGAGCACTGGGCCGGCAACTACACCTTTGATTGGGATGCCTACATTAGTGACGAAG GGAACTTCTATTTCCTGGAGGGCTCCAATGATGCCCTGCTCTGTGGGAACAGCAGTGATGCTGG GCACTGCCCCGAGGGTTATGAGTGCATCAAGACCGGGCGGAACCCCAACTACGGCTACACCAGCTACGACACCTTCAGCTGGGCCTTCCTAGCTCTCTTCCGTCTCATGACACAGGACTACTGGGAGAACCTCTTCCAGCTG ACCCTTCGAGCAGCCGGCAAGACCTACATGATCTTCTTCGTGGTCATCATTTTCTTGGGCTCCTTCTACCTCATCAATCTGATCCTGGCGGTAGTGGCCATGGCATACGCTGAGCAGAACGAGGCCACCCTGGCAGAGgatcaggagaaagaggaggagttCCAGCAGATGCTCGAGAAGTTCAAAAAGCATCAGGAGGAGCTGGAGAAG GCCAAGGCCGCCCAGGCTCTGGAAGGTGGGGAGGCAGACGGGGACCCAGCCCACGGCAAAGACTGTAATGGCAGCCTGGATACATCGCCGGGGGAGAAGGGGCCCCCGAGACAGAGCTGCAGCGCAGACAGTGCCATCTCAGACGCCATGGAAG AGCTGGAAGAGGCCCACCAGAAGTGCCCACCATGGTGGTACAAGTGCGCCCACAAAGTGCTCATATGGAACTGCTGCGCCCCCTGGCTGAAGTTCAAGCACATCATCCACTTGATCGTCATGGACCCCTTCGTGGACCTGGGCATCACCATTTGCATCGTGCTCAACACCCTCTTCATGGCCATGGAACATTACCCCATGACCGAGCACTTTGACAATGTGCTCACCGTGGGCAATCTG GTCTTCACGGGCATCTTCACAGCAGAGATGGTACTGAAGATCATCGCCATGGACCCCTATGAGTATTTCCAGCAGGGCTGGAACATCTTCGACAGTATCATCGTCACCCTCAGCCTGGTGGAGCTGGGCCTGGCCAACGTGCAGGGGCTGTCCGTGCTCCGCTCCTTCCGTCTG CTGCGGGTCTTCAAGCTGGCCAAGTCGTGGCCCACGCTAAACATGCTCATCAAGATCATCGGGAACTCGGTGGGGGCGCTGGGCAACCTGACGCTGGTGCTGGCCATCATTGTGTTCATCTTCGCCGTGGTGGGCATGCAGCTGTTCGGCAAGAGCTACAAGGAGTGCGTGTGCAAGATCTCCGCGGACTGCAGCCTGCCGCGCTGGCACATGTACGACTTCTTCCATTCCTTCCTCATCGTCTTCCGCATCCTGTGCGGGGAGTGGATCGAGACCATGTGGGATTGCATGGAAGTGGCCGGCCAGCCCTTGTGCCTCACTGTCTTCCTCATGGTCATGGTCATCGGCAACCTTGTG gTCCTCAACCtgttcctggctctgctgctgagCTCCTTCAGTGCTGACAGCCTGGCGGCCTCAGACGAGGACGGTGAGATGAACAACCTACAGATTGCCATCGGACGCATCAAGTGGGGCATCGGCTTTGCCAAGGCCTtcctcctggggctgctgcaCGGCAAGATCCTGAGCCCCAAGGAAATAATGCTCAGCCTCGGGGAGCCTGGGGGTGCCAAGGAGACTGAAGAGGCCGGGGAGAGTGCCCCCGAGGACGAGAAGAAGGAGCCACCACCCGACGAGGGTGACCAGGACCTGAAAAAGGACAATCACATCCTGAACCACGTAGGCCTGGCTGATGGCCCTCCCTCCAGCATCGAGCTGGACCACCTCGACTTCATCAACAACCCGTACTTGACCATCCAGGTGCCCATCGCCTCCGAGGAGTCCGATCTAGAGATGCCCACGGAGGAGGAGACCGACACCTTCTCAGAGCCTGAGGACAGCAAG AAGCCGCCGCAGCCCCTCTACGATGGAAACTCCTCCGTCTGCAGCACAGCCGACTACAAGCCCCCCGAGGAGGACCCCGAGGAGCAGGCCGAGGAGAACCCCGAGGGGGAGCAGCCTGAAGAGTGCTTCACCGAGG CCTGTGTGCAGCGCTGCCCCTGCCTCTACGTGGACATCTCCCAGGGCCGGGGGAGGATGTGGTGGACCCTCCGCAAGGCCTGCTTCAAGATTGTCGAGCACAACTGGTTTGAGACCTTCATTGTCTTCATGATTCTGCTCAGCAGTGGAGCCCTG GCCTTCGAGGACATCTACATCGAGCAGCGGCGGGTGATCCGCACCATCCTGGAGTACGCCGACAAGGTCTTCACCTACGTCTTCATCCTGGAGATGCTGCTCAAGTGGGTGGCCTACGGCTTCAAGGTGTACTTCACCAACGCCTGGTGCTGGCTCGACTTCCTCATCGTGGAC GTCTCCATCATCAGCCTGGTGGCCAACTGGCTGGGCTACTCAGAGCTCGGACCCATCAAATCCCTGCGGACGCTGCGGGCACTGCGTCCCCTAAGGGCACTGTCCCGATTTGAGGGCATGAGG GTGGTGGTGAACGCCCTCCTGGGAGCCATCCCCTCCATCATGAACGTGCTGCTCGTCTGCCTCATCTTCTGGCTCATCTTCAGCATCATGGGCGTCAACTTGTTCGCCGGCAAGTTCTACCACTGCATCAACACCACCACCTCCGAGAGGTTCGACATCTCTGAGGTCAACAACAAGTCCGAGTGCGAGAGCCTCATGCACACAGGCCAGGTCCGCTGGCTCAACGTCAAGGTCAACTACGACAACGTGGGTCTGGGCTACCTCTCCCTCCTGCAGGTG GCCACCTTCAAGGGCTGGATGGACATCATGTATGCAGCCGTGGACTCCCGGGAG AAGGAGGAGCAGCCGCAGTACGAGGTGAACCTCTACATGTACCTGTACTTCGTCATCTTCATCATCTTCGGCTCCTTCTTCACCCTCAACCTCTTCATCGGCGTCATCATCGACAACTTCAACCAGCAGAAGAAGAAG TTTGGAGGGAAAGACATCTTCATGAcagaggaacagaagaaatactaTAACGCCATGAAGAAGCTTGGCTCCAAGAAGCCTCAGAAGCCAATTCCCCGGCCCCAG AACAAGATCCAGGGCATGGTGTACGACTTGGTGACAAAGCAGGCATTTGACATCACCATCATGATCCTTATCTGCCTCAACATGGTCACCATGATGGTGGAGACGGACGACCAGAGCCAGCTCAAGGTGGACATCCTGTACAACATCAACATGgtcttcatcatcatcttcacgGGCGAGTGCTTGCTCAAGATGCTTGCCCTGCGCCAGTATTACTTCACCGTCGGCTGGAACGTCTTTGACTTTGTGGTTGTCATCCTGTCCATTGTGG GCCTGGCGCTCTCTGACCTGATCCAGAAATACTTCGTGTCACCCACACTGTTCCGTGTGATCCGCCTGGCACGGATCGGGCGTGTCCTGCGGCTGATCCGCGGGGCCAAGGGCATCCGGACGCTGCTGTTCGCCCTCATGATGTCGCTGCCCGCCCTCTTCAACATcggcctcctcctcttcctggtcATGTTCATCTACTCCATCTTCGGCATGTCCAACTTTGCCTACGTCAAGAAGGAGTCGGGCATCGATGACATGTTCAACTTTGAGACCTTCGGCAACAGCATCATCTGCCTCTTCGAGATCACCACGTCGGCTGGCTGGGACGGGCTCCTCAACCCCATCCTCAACAGCGGGCCCCCGGACTGCGACCCCACGCTGGAGAACCCGGGCAGCAGCGTCAGGGGTGACTGCGGCAACCCGTCCATCGGCATCTGCTTCTTCTGCAGCTACATCATCATCTCCTTCCTCATCGTGGTCAACATGTACATCGCCATCATCCTGGAGAACTTCAACGTGGCCACAGAGGAGAGCAGCGAGCCCCTCAGCGAGGACGACTTCGAGATGTTCTACGAGACGTGGGAGAAGTTTGACCCCGACGCCACGCAGTTCATCGCCTACAGCCTCCTCTCGGACTTCGTGGACACCCTGCAGGAGCCGCTGCGGATCGCCAAGCCCAACAAAATCAAGCTCATCACGCTGGACCTGCCCATGGTGCCAGGGGACAAGATCCACTGCCTGGACATCCTCTTTGCCCTGACCAAGGAGGTGCTGGGCGACTCTGGGGAGATGGACACCCTCAAGCAGACCATGGAGGAGAAGTTCATGGCGGCCAACCCCTCCAAGGTCTCCTACGAgcccatcaccaccaccctcaAGAGGAAGCACGAGGAGGTGTGTGCCATCAAGATCCAGAGGGCCTACCGCCGGCACCTGCTCCAGCGCTCCGTGAAGCAGGCGTCCTACATGTACCGCCACAGCGGGGACAGCGGCGGGGACGGCGCCCCCGAGAAAGAGGGGCTGATCGCCAGCACCATGAGCAAGATGTATGGCCACGGGAACGGGAACAGCAGTGCGCAGAGCGAGGCGGGGGACTCTGGGCCTGCCATGGGGCTCATGCCCATTGGCCCCTCAGACActgccctgcctcctgccccacCACTGGGGCAGACAGTGCGCCCAGGGGTCAAAGAGTCTCTTGTCTAG